The genomic window CTGCTGAAAACGGCCCGGCAAACGCAGTGAAGCAATCTGTGTCCGAGGCCGTTTTAGCTCCTCCACAAGCTCCCTTGGGGCCCAGAAGCCTAACAGGTGGTTGAATCTCTACCGGCTATGTTAATATAAGCCATGAGCTACTATAAGATTCTGGGACTTGAGGAGGAGCCTTTCTCTACCAGTCCCGACCCCTCCTTTTTCTATGAATCCCGCGAGCACCGCGAAGCTCTCCTGCGTTTGGAGATAGCCATCAAGCTGCGCAGGGGCTTGTCTTTGATCCTCGGGGATGTGGGCAACGGCAAGACCACCTTGGCCCGCAAACTTTTTGCCCGTTTAGGAGACGATTCCAGGTATCTTTTTGGCATGGTTCTGGACCCGGGCGCCGAATCCGAACTCGACTTTATTCTTTCCCTGACGGATGTTTATGATATCCACCCTGCGGAGCGCTCCGTGGCCGCTTGCAAGAAGGCCCTGGAGCGCTTCTTGCATCAAAAGGGGCTTGAGGAGGGGAAGACTGTGGTGCTCCTGGTGGACGAGGCGCAAAAACTCAGCCAAGGC from Candidatus Omnitrophota bacterium includes these protein-coding regions:
- a CDS encoding AAA family ATPase, with translation MSYYKILGLEEEPFSTSPDPSFFYESREHREALLRLEIAIKLRRGLSLILGDVGNGKTTLARKLFARLGDDSRYLFGMVLDPGAESELDFILSLTDVYDIHPAERSVAACKKALERFLHQKGLEEGKTVVLLVDEAQKLSQGAIEVLRTLLNYETNKFKLLQLVLLSQMELLPRVREIRNFWERIALKYVINPLNLEETHKMIQYRLRRGGYKQEGPLFTAEAVEEIHSYTQGCPRRITMLCHDALEILVIRNKTAVDREITQELIAEDSRIGYGQFERI